A genomic window from Candidatus Kouleothrix ribensis includes:
- a CDS encoding Uma2 family endonuclease, with translation MTQTKSATIDDLARIANHAKAELIDGVIVAMSPTGFLPSYVAGEIYASLRDYARRTRSGYAVSDNAGFIVDLPHRTSFSPDAAFYTGKSTGMRFLEGSPVFAVEVRSEHDYGRVAERDMREKRADYFAAGTQVVWDVDILSDEIIRVYRADAPTTPTVYRRGETAEAEPAVPGWTMAVDDLFPYHTTNE, from the coding sequence ATGACACAAACCAAGAGCGCTACGATTGACGATTTGGCACGTATCGCCAACCATGCGAAAGCCGAGCTGATCGATGGGGTGATTGTCGCTATGTCACCAACGGGATTCTTGCCAAGCTATGTTGCCGGCGAGATTTATGCGAGCCTCCGCGACTATGCCCGCCGTACCCGCTCTGGTTATGCAGTTAGCGATAACGCTGGATTCATCGTCGATCTTCCCCATCGCACCTCATTCAGCCCTGACGCAGCGTTCTATACCGGCAAATCAACCGGGATGCGTTTCCTCGAAGGTTCACCCGTCTTTGCCGTCGAAGTGCGGAGTGAGCACGACTATGGGCGCGTTGCTGAACGCGACATGCGTGAGAAGCGTGCGGATTATTTCGCGGCGGGAACCCAGGTCGTCTGGGACGTCGATATCCTGAGCGATGAGATTATCCGAGTGTACCGTGCCGACGCCCCAACCACTCCAACTGTCTATCGACGTGGCGAAACGGCCGAAGCAGAACCTGCTGTTCCCGGTTGGACGATGGCCGTTGATGATCTATTCCCATACCATACAACAAATGAGTAG
- a CDS encoding PaaI family thioesterase — MELSLEIAQAALSSQPFSMLLNANITSFGPGTVELRVPITRQLKQQHGFVHGGVVSYAADNALTFAGGAALGPAVVTSEFKINYLRPAKGEELVARASVIHAGKSQAVCQCQVFAVADGEEYLCAVAQGTIAALSQPT; from the coding sequence ATGGAACTCTCACTTGAAATCGCACAAGCTGCACTTAGCTCCCAACCCTTCAGCATGCTGCTGAACGCCAATATCACGTCGTTTGGGCCAGGAACAGTGGAACTAAGAGTTCCCATTACACGCCAGCTCAAGCAACAGCACGGCTTTGTTCATGGTGGCGTGGTCTCGTACGCGGCAGACAACGCGCTCACATTTGCGGGAGGCGCCGCGCTTGGCCCTGCGGTCGTGACATCAGAGTTCAAGATCAACTACCTTCGCCCGGCCAAGGGCGAAGAATTGGTTGCCCGAGCAAGCGTGATCCACGCTGGTAAAAGCCAAGCCGTCTGCCAATGCCAAGTGTTTGCCGTCGCTGACGGTGAAGAGTATCTTTGCGCAGTCGCGCAGGGAACCATCGCTGCTCTCAGCCAGCCAACGTGA
- a CDS encoding MBL fold metallo-hydrolase has protein sequence MLRMTLLGVGTAVPDHDRENTHMVWESPEGLLLIDAGGSTFQRLLRANVDPLRLCGVFLTHSHTDHINGLPALIFQLALAGYQGMLPVYGNAPTLELARRVLEAFGLERYKVPIVWVPVSAGQELPLGYQSYRLRVASTVHPRPCLALRFEDQASGRALVYSADTEPCASVQDLATGASILIHEATTAEPFAGHTTPRQAGAVAATAQAGRLVLVHFSPKYTMSAAQAIEEVRAGGFTGAAEIGREFGTYTL, from the coding sequence ATGTTGCGGATGACATTGCTCGGCGTCGGCACCGCCGTACCCGATCACGATCGCGAAAACACCCATATGGTGTGGGAGTCGCCCGAGGGCCTGTTGCTGATCGACGCCGGCGGCAGCACATTTCAGCGCCTGTTGCGCGCGAATGTCGACCCGCTGAGATTGTGTGGCGTCTTCCTCACACACTCGCACACCGACCATATCAACGGGCTGCCCGCGCTGATCTTTCAGCTGGCGCTGGCCGGCTACCAGGGCATGTTGCCGGTGTATGGCAATGCGCCCACGCTCGAGCTGGCGCGGCGCGTGCTCGAGGCGTTTGGGCTCGAGCGCTACAAGGTGCCGATCGTATGGGTGCCGGTGTCTGCTGGCCAGGAGCTACCGTTAGGCTACCAGAGCTACCGCTTGCGCGTGGCCAGTACGGTACACCCGCGGCCGTGCCTGGCGCTGCGCTTCGAAGATCAGGCCAGCGGCCGGGCGCTGGTGTATTCAGCCGATACCGAGCCGTGCGCGAGTGTGCAAGATCTGGCCACAGGCGCGAGCATTCTGATTCACGAGGCCACCACCGCCGAGCCGTTTGCCGGCCACACCACCCCGCGTCAGGCCGGCGCGGTCGCGGCTACAGCCCAGGCCGGCCGGCTGGTGCTGGTACACTTCAGCCCAAAATACACAATGAGCGCGGCCCAGGCGATCGAGGAGGTGCGTGCCGGCGGCTTCACCGGTGCAGCCGAGATCGGCCGCGAGTTCGGGACGTACACGCTGTAG
- a CDS encoding Gfo/Idh/MocA family oxidoreductase, producing the protein MSIIRWGILGTGSIAGQFARGLAALDDAKLVAVGSRTAAAAAGFAQRVGAERAHGSYAELAHDPQVDAIYIATPHPLHHANTLLCLGAGKAVLCEKPFAINAGEAAAMIDAARARGLFLMEAMWTRFLPHMLRLRELLAAGVIGELRMLQADFGFRTEFNPHSRLFDPALGGGALLDVGIYPVSLASMLFGAPERVTGLAHLGSTGIDEQSAMLLGYAGGQLAILSQATRTSTPHEALLLGTAGKIRVHSSWWKATTMTLSVDGQPDQLIDVPATGNGYNYEAAEVGRCLRAGATESATMPLDETLAIMRVLDALRAQWGLRYPGEAG; encoded by the coding sequence ATGTCGATCATTCGCTGGGGCATCCTGGGCACCGGCAGCATCGCCGGCCAGTTCGCGCGTGGCCTCGCCGCGCTCGACGACGCCAAGCTGGTTGCAGTCGGCTCGCGCACTGCTGCTGCTGCCGCCGGCTTTGCGCAGCGCGTTGGCGCCGAGCGCGCGCACGGCAGCTATGCCGAGCTTGCACACGACCCGCAGGTCGACGCGATCTACATCGCGACGCCGCACCCGCTGCACCATGCCAACACGCTGCTGTGCCTGGGTGCGGGCAAGGCGGTGCTATGCGAGAAGCCGTTCGCGATCAACGCCGGCGAGGCCGCCGCAATGATCGACGCGGCGCGCGCACGCGGCCTGTTTCTGATGGAGGCGATGTGGACGCGCTTTCTGCCGCATATGCTGCGGCTGCGCGAGCTGCTGGCCGCCGGGGTGATCGGCGAGCTACGCATGCTCCAGGCCGATTTTGGCTTTCGCACCGAGTTCAACCCGCACAGCCGGCTGTTCGACCCGGCGCTGGGTGGCGGCGCGCTGCTCGACGTGGGCATCTACCCGGTCTCGCTGGCGTCGATGCTGTTTGGTGCGCCCGAGCGTGTAACCGGGCTGGCACACCTGGGCAGCACCGGCATCGATGAGCAATCGGCCATGCTGCTTGGCTATGCAGGTGGGCAGCTGGCGATTCTATCGCAGGCCACCCGCACCAGCACGCCGCACGAAGCGCTGCTGCTAGGCACCGCCGGCAAGATCCGCGTGCATAGCTCGTGGTGGAAGGCTACGACCATGACCCTCTCGGTTGATGGGCAGCCCGACCAGCTGATCGACGTGCCGGCGACTGGCAATGGCTACAACTACGAGGCGGCTGAAGTCGGGCGCTGCCTGCGCGCGGGCGCAACCGAAAGCGCGACCATGCCGCTCGATGAGACACTGGCGATCATGCGCGTGCTCGATGCGCTGCGGGCACAGTGGGGCCTGCGCTACCCTGGCGAGGCCGGCTAG
- a CDS encoding GNAT family N-acetyltransferase, protein MPDAQAIVVRAPTPTDLAAVVELINACSLAVGGVPDMTPAMLRADWTDPNFAPETDAWLALTADGRVVGYETVYLEGAEGPVEVDGYVLPEQQGRGIGTRLLRLAEARARSLRAQGLVLRGTIEAASGGAQQLFAAEGYRCVRHFARMEIELATAPPAPEWPAGISVRPFVLAHDARATHAVVEQAFQDHWGHTPVAFDAWRQSLIERDDFDPALWFLAYQADAPVGVVLGYTRSDTRGWVRNLSVLRPWRGRGLGMALLRHAFGAFFARGIHTIGLGVDAQSPTGATRLYERAGMRVIERYDTMEKRI, encoded by the coding sequence ATGCCAGATGCGCAAGCGATCGTGGTGCGCGCACCAACGCCCACCGACCTCGCGGCGGTGGTGGAGCTGATCAACGCATGTTCGCTGGCGGTGGGTGGTGTGCCCGATATGACGCCGGCCATGCTGCGCGCCGACTGGACCGACCCAAACTTCGCGCCCGAGACCGATGCCTGGCTGGCGCTTACGGCCGACGGCCGCGTGGTCGGCTACGAGACAGTCTATCTCGAGGGTGCAGAGGGTCCGGTTGAGGTCGATGGCTATGTGCTTCCCGAACAGCAAGGCCGTGGCATCGGCACACGCCTGCTGCGCCTGGCCGAGGCGCGCGCGCGTAGCCTGCGTGCGCAGGGCCTGGTGCTGCGCGGCACGATCGAGGCCGCCAGCGGCGGCGCCCAGCAGCTATTCGCCGCCGAGGGCTACCGCTGCGTGCGGCACTTCGCGCGGATGGAGATCGAGCTGGCCACCGCGCCGCCGGCTCCTGAGTGGCCGGCCGGCATAAGCGTGCGGCCGTTCGTGCTCGCGCACGACGCGCGCGCCACCCACGCGGTAGTCGAGCAGGCCTTCCAAGACCACTGGGGCCATACGCCGGTCGCATTCGATGCCTGGCGGCAATCGCTGATCGAGCGCGACGATTTCGACCCGGCGCTGTGGTTTCTGGCCTACCAGGCCGACGCGCCTGTGGGCGTCGTGCTGGGCTACACGCGCAGCGACACGCGCGGCTGGGTGCGCAACCTGAGTGTGCTGCGGCCATGGCGCGGCCGTGGCCTGGGCATGGCACTGCTGCGGCACGCCTTCGGCGCCTTCTTCGCCCGCGGGATCCACACGATCGGGCTGGGTGTCGATGCGCAGAGCCCGACCGGTGCCACACGCCTGTACGAGCGCGCCGGCATGCGCGTGATCGAGCGCTACGATACCATGGAGAAGCGGATCTAG
- a CDS encoding aminoacyl-tRNA hydrolase yields the protein MWIILGLGNPGEEYAKTRHNIGFQCVNELARRHGLGFDTKLAKSRVATGTIAGQRVALAKPFTYMNLIGQAAVGLCQWYKLPADQNLLVIYDDLDLPFGTLRLRERGSAGTHNGMKSVVSLLGSQVFPRIRVGIGQGPPGRDAASYVLGRFTREEAAALPAIIARVADAAESVLREGFTAAMNGYSGAGIT from the coding sequence GTGTGGATCATTCTGGGGTTGGGCAACCCTGGCGAAGAATATGCCAAGACGCGCCATAACATCGGGTTTCAGTGTGTGAACGAGCTGGCTCGCCGGCACGGGCTAGGCTTCGACACGAAGCTGGCCAAGTCGCGCGTGGCCACTGGCACGATTGCCGGGCAACGCGTAGCGCTGGCCAAGCCGTTCACCTACATGAATCTGATCGGCCAGGCAGCCGTAGGCCTGTGCCAATGGTACAAGCTACCGGCCGATCAGAACCTGCTGGTGATCTACGACGACCTGGATCTGCCGTTTGGCACACTGCGGCTGCGCGAGCGCGGCAGTGCCGGCACCCACAACGGCATGAAGTCGGTGGTGAGCCTGCTGGGCAGCCAGGTCTTCCCGCGCATCCGCGTGGGCATCGGGCAGGGGCCGCCCGGCCGCGACGCCGCCAGCTATGTGCTTGGCCGTTTTACACGCGAAGAGGCCGCCGCACTGCCCGCGATCATCGCGCGCGTCGCCGATGCGGCCGAGAGTGTGCTGCGCGAGGGCTTTACCGCAGCAATGAATGGCTATAGCGGAGCTGGTATCACATAA
- a CDS encoding sortase — protein MPIRRRSGSTSRKQAEVDLLQTLIEAPPEQRDRRLAPIALRSTSEQRRHALQGFLLRTWVDAVLVYAERVVIAAALLVFGYWLIDGPVRDWLHEYQSPVAPAPVAVAAAPGSSTRPQRRDPAILLPYTTTDMERPPEDEFIAPRQGGVSAPVVAAPQPTRLIIPSIALDTPVKEVFVVDGAWEVADYAAGFLHGTSLPEDSGNTVLAGHAGLRGAVFRDLGALEPGADIFLDAGGWRYQYRVHEAKSVWPNQVEVLDATPSPILTLMTCTNWDTQRLVVIAELVDSKPSPRP, from the coding sequence ATGCCGATCCGACGTCGTTCCGGTAGCACATCCCGTAAACAGGCCGAGGTCGATCTGCTGCAAACGCTGATCGAGGCGCCGCCGGAACAACGCGACCGGCGGCTTGCGCCGATTGCGCTGCGATCGACCAGCGAGCAGCGCCGGCATGCCCTACAGGGCTTTTTGCTGCGCACCTGGGTTGATGCAGTGCTGGTGTACGCCGAGCGTGTGGTGATCGCCGCCGCGCTGCTGGTGTTCGGCTACTGGCTGATCGATGGCCCGGTGCGCGATTGGCTGCACGAGTACCAGAGCCCGGTGGCGCCTGCGCCGGTGGCGGTGGCTGCCGCGCCAGGCAGCAGCACCAGGCCGCAGCGCCGCGACCCGGCCATTCTGCTGCCCTACACCACCACCGACATGGAGCGGCCGCCCGAGGATGAGTTCATCGCGCCGCGCCAGGGTGGCGTGAGTGCGCCGGTGGTGGCCGCGCCGCAGCCAACCCGCCTGATCATTCCGTCGATCGCGCTCGACACGCCGGTGAAAGAGGTGTTTGTGGTCGATGGCGCCTGGGAAGTTGCCGACTACGCGGCCGGTTTTCTGCACGGCACCAGCCTGCCCGAGGACTCCGGCAACACCGTGCTGGCCGGCCATGCCGGGCTGCGCGGCGCCGTCTTTCGCGATCTTGGTGCGCTCGAGCCAGGCGCCGATATCTTTCTCGATGCCGGTGGCTGGCGCTACCAGTACCGTGTTCACGAGGCGAAGAGCGTCTGGCCCAACCAGGTCGAAGTGCTCGATGCCACGCCGTCGCCGATCCTGACCCTGATGACCTGCACGAACTGGGATACGCAACGCCTGGTGGTCATCGCCGAACTGGTTGACTCAAAACCGTCGCCACGCCCGTAG
- a CDS encoding quinone-dependent dihydroorotate dehydrogenase, producing the protein MLYQILKPLLFRLDAERAHTLVSGLLRAAGTTPLPGLLGALGGPDDPILATELAGLRLSNPLGLAAGFDKRGVLIGPIAALGFGHVEVGTVTPRPQPGNPRPRMFRLPADRALINRMGFNSPGMLAVARNLRDYRQTRASSTRNQPGMLASRLPVLGAPIVGVNIGKNRTTELARAAEDYLAAFAALAPLADYVAINISSPNTPGLRKLHERAALEQLLGELARMNRGLAHPRPLLLKISPDETAEQLAEVVAAGVATAISGFIATNTTLDRSELRSPLAREAGGLSGRPLAERSRRVIAQLAALTGGRVPIIGVGGVSSADDAYAHIRAGASLVQLYTGLIYQGPGVSLAIKRGLAARLRRDGFHSIAEAVGPC; encoded by the coding sequence ATGCTTTACCAGATCCTCAAGCCGCTGCTGTTCCGCCTGGACGCCGAGCGCGCGCATACCCTGGTGAGCGGGCTGCTGCGCGCGGCCGGCACCACGCCGCTGCCCGGCCTGCTCGGCGCGCTCGGCGGCCCCGACGACCCGATCCTGGCGACTGAGCTGGCCGGGCTGCGCCTGTCCAACCCGCTTGGCCTGGCGGCCGGCTTCGACAAGCGCGGCGTGCTGATCGGGCCGATCGCCGCGCTCGGCTTTGGCCATGTCGAGGTTGGCACCGTCACGCCGCGCCCGCAGCCCGGCAACCCGCGCCCGCGCATGTTCCGCCTGCCGGCCGACCGCGCGCTGATCAACCGCATGGGCTTCAACAGCCCCGGTATGCTCGCGGTCGCGCGCAACCTGCGCGACTACCGCCAGACTCGAGCATCGAGCACCAGGAACCAACCAGGAATGCTCGCTTCGCGCTTGCCGGTGCTCGGCGCGCCAATTGTTGGCGTGAACATCGGCAAGAACCGCACTACCGAGCTGGCGCGCGCCGCCGAGGACTACCTGGCCGCGTTTGCTGCGCTGGCGCCGCTGGCCGACTACGTCGCGATCAATATTTCGTCGCCGAACACGCCGGGCCTGCGCAAACTGCACGAGCGCGCCGCGCTCGAACAGCTGCTGGGCGAGCTGGCGCGCATGAACCGCGGCCTGGCCCATCCGCGCCCGCTGTTGCTCAAAATCTCGCCCGACGAGACCGCCGAGCAGCTGGCCGAAGTAGTGGCAGCCGGCGTGGCCACCGCGATCAGCGGCTTTATCGCCACAAATACGACCCTCGATCGGAGCGAGCTGCGCAGCCCGCTGGCGCGCGAAGCCGGCGGCCTGAGCGGCCGGCCGCTGGCCGAGCGCTCACGCCGAGTGATCGCCCAGCTGGCCGCGCTTACGGGCGGGCGTGTGCCGATCATTGGCGTGGGCGGCGTGTCGAGCGCCGACGACGCGTATGCACACATCCGCGCCGGCGCGAGCCTGGTGCAGCTCTACACTGGCCTGATCTACCAGGGGCCGGGCGTCTCCCTGGCGATTAAACGCGGCCTGGCTGCCCGGCTGCGGCGCGATGGTTTCCACTCGATTGCCGAGGCGGTAGGCCCTTGCTAG
- a CDS encoding dihydroorotase: MRYFIKNGSIIDPARRVATVGNVLIENGKVARVMDLAELSIEHDPIGDDVEVINARGAVIAPGFIDLHTHLREPGEEHKETIATGTAAAARGGFTTVCAMPNTRPPHDRAAVVRQVLETAREHGTVRVEPIGAVTIGRSGKHLTELAELAEAGCIAFSDDGSPVSDPAVMRNALAYAAMLGLPIMSHCEDLTLSSGWAMHEGAISTRLGLPGYPSAAEEVQIARDIALAEMTGAHIHICHVSTAGGVALVRAAKERGVYVTAEVTPHHLTLTDRWVLGALGEPIAPPAPPARPEPRGKRKRRPEPELGLPSWLDPTRIPPYDTSTRVSPPLRTDEDIEALIEGLRDGTIDAIATDHAPHSYVDKHCEYRLAAPGISGLETALGLVLTLVHRGEMDLVNMVAKLTEGPASVLGRTPATLRPGAPADIVIFDPDYAWVVDTAKFASKGHNSPLQGQRLKGQVMLTMYQGRIAFRRGNFGVSTGVLQQTSKLPGILSDEA, encoded by the coding sequence ATGCGCTACTTCATCAAGAATGGCTCGATCATCGACCCGGCCCGCCGCGTCGCAACCGTCGGCAATGTGCTGATCGAGAACGGCAAGGTTGCACGTGTGATGGACCTGGCCGAGCTCTCGATTGAGCACGACCCGATTGGCGACGATGTGGAGGTGATCAACGCGCGCGGCGCGGTGATCGCGCCTGGCTTCATCGATCTGCACACGCACCTGCGCGAGCCGGGCGAGGAGCATAAAGAGACGATCGCCACCGGCACGGCGGCGGCGGCGCGCGGCGGCTTCACCACCGTGTGCGCCATGCCCAACACGCGCCCACCGCACGATCGCGCGGCGGTGGTGCGCCAGGTGCTCGAAACCGCGCGCGAGCACGGCACGGTGCGCGTCGAGCCGATCGGCGCGGTGACGATCGGCCGCTCGGGCAAGCACCTGACTGAGCTGGCCGAGCTGGCCGAGGCCGGCTGCATCGCCTTCAGCGACGACGGCAGCCCGGTGAGCGACCCGGCAGTGATGCGCAACGCGCTGGCCTACGCGGCCATGCTCGGCCTGCCGATCATGAGCCACTGCGAAGACCTGACGCTTAGCTCTGGCTGGGCTATGCACGAGGGCGCGATTAGCACCCGGCTGGGCCTGCCGGGCTACCCATCCGCAGCCGAAGAGGTGCAGATCGCCCGCGACATCGCGTTGGCCGAGATGACCGGCGCGCACATCCATATCTGCCACGTCAGCACTGCTGGCGGCGTGGCGCTGGTGCGCGCGGCTAAAGAGCGCGGCGTATACGTGACCGCCGAGGTCACGCCGCACCACCTGACGCTCACCGATCGCTGGGTGCTGGGCGCGCTCGGTGAGCCAATTGCCCCACCCGCGCCGCCGGCCCGGCCCGAGCCGCGCGGCAAGCGCAAGCGCCGCCCCGAGCCCGAGCTGGGGCTGCCCTCGTGGCTCGATCCTACGCGCATCCCGCCCTACGACACCAGCACGCGCGTCAGCCCGCCGCTGCGCACCGATGAGGATATCGAGGCGCTGATCGAGGGCCTGCGCGACGGCACGATCGACGCAATTGCGACCGACCACGCGCCGCATAGCTATGTCGATAAACACTGCGAGTATCGGCTGGCCGCGCCGGGCATCTCGGGGCTAGAAACCGCGCTGGGCCTGGTGCTGACGCTGGTGCATCGTGGCGAGATGGATCTGGTGAATATGGTGGCCAAGCTGACCGAGGGGCCGGCCTCGGTGCTCGGGCGCACGCCTGCGACGCTGCGGCCCGGCGCGCCTGCCGACATCGTGATCTTCGACCCCGATTACGCCTGGGTCGTGGACACGGCGAAGTTCGCCTCGAAGGGCCACAACTCGCCGCTGCAGGGCCAGCGGCTCAAGGGCCAGGTGATGCTGACGATGTACCAGGGGCGGATCGCCTTCCGGCGCGGCAACTTCGGTGTCAGCACTGGCGTGCTACAGCAAACTTCCAAGCTGCCGGGCATTCTGTCCGATGAAGCCTAA
- a CDS encoding aspartate carbamoyltransferase catalytic subunit, with the protein MSTITTPLRQATPPALLPNGPRRHVLDLDDFVRDELVEILETTASMKEVLRRSIKQVPTLRGKTVVNMFFEDSTRTRISFELAAKALSANVVAMTGKGSSVEKGESLIDTVRTLQALGADMLVIRHSESGAPYLVAQHFHGSVLNAGDGRHAHPTQALLDMFTINDKLGRIEGLKVVIVGDILHSRVARSNLWGLSAMGAEVVLCAPPTLIGPPAFWKATWPNVTITYDLDEALAGADVIMALRLQKERQEHGLLPSLREYSRYFGVDAARVRRAAPHCLVMHPGPINEGVEIMPDVASSAQSVIEEQVTNGVAVRMALMYRLAEA; encoded by the coding sequence ATGAGCACAATCACCACACCACTGCGCCAGGCTACACCACCCGCACTGTTGCCGAATGGGCCGCGCCGCCATGTGCTCGATCTCGACGACTTCGTCCGCGACGAGCTGGTCGAGATCCTCGAGACCACCGCCAGCATGAAAGAGGTGCTGCGCCGCTCGATCAAGCAAGTGCCGACACTGCGCGGCAAGACCGTCGTGAACATGTTCTTCGAAGACAGCACGCGCACGCGCATCTCGTTCGAGCTGGCTGCCAAGGCGCTTTCGGCCAATGTCGTAGCCATGACCGGCAAGGGCAGCAGCGTCGAGAAGGGCGAGTCGCTGATCGACACGGTGCGCACATTGCAGGCGCTCGGCGCCGACATGCTGGTGATCCGCCATAGCGAGAGTGGCGCGCCCTACCTGGTGGCCCAGCACTTCCACGGCTCGGTGCTCAATGCCGGCGATGGGCGCCACGCCCACCCGACCCAGGCGCTGCTCGACATGTTCACGATCAACGACAAGCTCGGGCGCATCGAGGGCCTGAAGGTCGTGATCGTCGGCGACATCCTGCACAGCCGGGTGGCGCGCTCAAACCTGTGGGGCCTGAGCGCTATGGGCGCCGAAGTGGTGCTGTGCGCGCCGCCAACCTTGATCGGTCCGCCGGCTTTCTGGAAGGCGACATGGCCGAATGTGACGATCACCTACGACCTGGACGAGGCGCTGGCCGGCGCTGATGTGATTATGGCCCTGCGGCTGCAGAAAGAGCGCCAGGAGCACGGGCTGCTCCCCTCGCTGCGCGAGTACAGCCGCTACTTTGGCGTCGATGCCGCGCGGGTGCGGCGGGCTGCGCCGCACTGCCTGGTGATGCATCCTGGCCCAATCAACGAGGGCGTCGAGATCATGCCCGACGTGGCCAGCTCGGCGCAATCGGTGATCGAGGAGCAGGTGACCAATGGCGTGGCCGTGCGTATGGCCCTGATGTATCGCCTGGCCGAGGCGTAG
- the pyrR gene encoding bifunctional pyr operon transcriptional regulator/uracil phosphoribosyltransferase PyrR: MSEKQILSADDIRRAVTRIAHEVAERNEGVRSLVLVGIRRRGVPLAARIAAALADFEGERVPTGILDITLYRDDLGLRGPAPIVRSTSIPIDITGRTVVLVDDVLYTGRTVRAALDALADLGRPARIQLAVLVDRGHRELPIRADFVGKNVPTAGDERIETRLSEVDGGDDGVFIVR, from the coding sequence ATGAGCGAGAAGCAAATTCTCTCGGCCGACGATATTCGCCGCGCAGTCACGCGCATTGCGCACGAGGTAGCCGAGCGCAACGAGGGCGTGCGCTCGCTGGTGCTGGTGGGCATCCGGCGCCGCGGCGTGCCGCTGGCCGCGCGCATCGCTGCCGCGCTGGCCGATTTCGAGGGCGAGCGCGTGCCAACCGGTATACTCGACATAACGCTCTACCGCGACGACCTGGGGCTGCGCGGCCCTGCGCCGATCGTGCGCTCGACCAGCATCCCGATCGATATCACCGGCCGGACGGTGGTGCTGGTCGACGATGTGCTGTACACCGGCCGCACCGTGCGCGCCGCGCTCGACGCACTCGCCGACCTGGGCCGCCCCGCGCGCATCCAGCTGGCCGTGCTGGTCGACCGCGGCCACCGCGAGTTGCCCATCCGCGCCGACTTCGTCGGCAAGAATGTGCCGACTGCCGGCGACGAGCGGATCGAAACCCGCCTGAGCGAGGTCGATGGCGGCGACGACGGCGTATTTATTGTTCGTTAG
- the rpsU gene encoding 30S ribosomal protein S21, protein MKVERREGETVEQLLRRFNKGVVAERITKTYREKMHFVSKSEQRKEKRRRAERNRRKKALQAH, encoded by the coding sequence ATGAAAGTCGAGCGACGTGAGGGCGAAACCGTCGAGCAGCTGCTACGCCGTTTCAATAAGGGCGTGGTGGCTGAGCGCATCACCAAAACCTACCGCGAGAAAATGCATTTTGTCTCGAAGAGCGAGCAGCGCAAAGAGAAGCGCCGCCGCGCCGAGCGCAACCGCCGCAAGAAGGCGCTACAGGCGCATTAG
- the prfA gene encoding peptide chain release factor 1 yields MFDKLASLAARYDQLTEQMAQPEVATDHVRLQQIARELREIEDVVMAYRAYVSIDRQALEAQQMLEESGDPELRALAQEELEQLRTRRDELAIQIKLLLLPSDPNDSRNVIFELRQGEGGDESALFAADLFRMYTRYAERRGWKIEVVSASENGIGGFKEIIFEVQGEGAYSRLKYEGGVHRVQRVPATEARGRIHTSTSTVAVLPEVEDSDIELRPEDYRVDVFRAGGHGGQGVNTTDSAVRIVYKGGTPDEIVVTCQDGRSQLKNKAAALSVLRARLYAIDQEKRQRELGESRLAQVGTGERAEKIRTYNFAQDRVTDHRIGQNFSNLPGMLDGDIDRLIESLIVYDNAERLEAVGVES; encoded by the coding sequence ATGTTTGACAAGCTAGCGAGCCTCGCTGCGCGCTACGACCAGCTCACCGAGCAGATGGCCCAGCCCGAGGTGGCGACCGACCATGTGCGCCTGCAGCAGATCGCTCGCGAGCTGCGCGAGATCGAAGACGTGGTGATGGCCTACCGGGCCTATGTGAGCATCGACCGGCAGGCGCTCGAGGCGCAGCAGATGCTCGAAGAATCGGGCGACCCGGAGCTGCGCGCGCTGGCCCAGGAAGAGCTCGAACAGCTGCGCACGCGCCGCGACGAGCTGGCCATCCAGATCAAGCTGCTGCTGCTGCCGAGCGACCCGAACGACTCGCGCAATGTGATCTTCGAGCTGCGCCAGGGCGAGGGCGGCGACGAGTCGGCACTGTTCGCGGCCGACCTGTTTCGGATGTATACGCGCTACGCCGAGCGGCGCGGCTGGAAGATCGAGGTCGTCAGTGCCAGCGAGAACGGTATCGGTGGCTTCAAAGAGATCATCTTCGAGGTGCAAGGCGAGGGCGCGTACAGCCGCCTGAAGTACGAGGGCGGCGTCCATCGGGTTCAGCGCGTGCCGGCCACCGAGGCGCGCGGCCGCATTCACACCTCGACCTCAACCGTAGCGGTGCTGCCCGAGGTCGAAGATAGCGACATCGAGCTGCGGCCCGAGGACTACCGGGTCGATGTGTTTCGGGCCGGCGGCCATGGCGGCCAGGGGGTTAACACAACCGACTCGGCCGTGCGGATCGTGTACAAGGGCGGCACGCCCGACGAGATCGTGGTGACCTGCCAGGATGGCCGTTCGCAGCTGAAGAACAAAGCCGCCGCGCTGTCGGTGCTGCGCGCCCGGCTGTATGCGATCGACCAGGAGAAGCGCCAGCGCGAGCTGGGAGAATCGCGGCTGGCTCAGGTTGGCACGGGCGAGCGCGCCGAGAAGATTCGCACCTATAACTTTGCGCAGGATCGCGTCACCGATCACCGGATCGGGCAGAATTTTTCAAACCTGCCAGGGATGCTCGATGGCGATATCGATCGGTTGATCGAATCGCTGATCGTGTATGATAATGCTGAGCGACTCGAGGCGGTGGGCGTCGAGTCGTAG